The DNA segment CAATCTTTGCCAAGTAGGGATTGATTGGTAAAAGGTTTGCTATGGCAATCTTATCAGGTTACGAAAAACTGATAGCTTACTTCCTGAATATTCTCAGAACCACCGGTTGGAAAAGGAACTCTACTAAAAAGTTAGGCAGAAATAACGCGCAGCAGTAGAAACCTCCAATTCATGAATTGACAAGAAAACCAGACGTTTAATGTGGCAACATTAACCTCATAACTTGAATCGGTGACATTCTAGTCAATACGGCGATTGCGACCCGCAACACACTTCAAATGTCAATGTTCATACTGTCAATTATCTGATTGACAACACGATGTATTGCCACCCACAGTGCGGTATTACTTGGACAGTCCGCTTCCACATTCCATCTTATGTCAGTTGCCAACATGTGTAATCGGCCTTAAATCTTTTCATAATAAAAGTAGAGGAGATTTGACATTGGTTTGTTGTTAAGGTATTTAATAAAATTCTTAAAAACCAGAACGGGGACACCTACTGGTTTTGCCCCTGTGGGCCACTAGCGTAGTGTTTCGGAGAAGTTCATCATGTCGATTATATCCATATCACGAGGCTCATATAGCAGAGGTAAGGAAGTTGCTGAAAAACTGGCCAATGCACTGAATTATGAGTGTATTTCGCGAGAGATCATCCTTGAAGCGTCAGAGCACTTTAATATTCCCGAACTCAAGCTAGTGCGAGCTATCCATGATGCGCCGACCATTTTGGATCGTTTTTCCTCGGGCAAGGAGCGATTTATAACCTTTTTCCGAGCAGCACTCCTCAAACATCTGCAGCGTGACAATGTAGTCTTTCATGGTTTGGGCAGCCATTTTTTTCTGCAACATTTTCCTCATGTCTTGAAAGTCAGAATAAGCGCAAACCTTGAGGATCGTGTCCGTGAAGAGATGATACGTGAAAACATCTCTGCCGAAGAAGCACGCATGGTACTGGTTAATGATGATGCGGAACGGCGCAAATGGGGCTTGCAGATTTTTGGGCAGGACACCTGGAATCCGCAACTCTATGACATGATCCTACATATAGGCAATATGAATGTTGATCAGGCTGTTTCTATTATTTTTCATGCTGTACAACAGCCCTGCTTTCTAAGCACCCCCGAGAGCCTCCATATGATGGCTGATGAGGCTTTATCTGCACAGGTGGAGGCTACTCTCGCGAAGACCTTTCCCAAGGTAATAGTTGATTCTGGAAACGGTGACGTGTTTATCAATGTTCGTGGCTCAAGGGCTGATGAAAAAAACATCACTGAGAAGGTCAAACGCCTGGTCGAAAAAGTTGAGGGGGTAAAAACCATTCAGGTCAACATTGTTCCTTTTATTGTTGAAGATTGAAATTTGGTAAAAAAGTGACGAGGCAGATAACAGAACATGGCTACCAGATATAATTTAACACCCCAGACCAGCGGAACCAAATCCTGGCGACGCAAATTATTTCCCTTTCTTCGCTGGTGGGGCTTTATCGGCTGGGACACTTTAAGAGCTGACCTTCTAGCCGGACTGACCGGGGCAGTTATCGTCCTTCCACAAGGCGTGGCCTTTGCCATGATTGCCGGTCTACCCCCAGAATACGGCCTCTATACTGCAATTATCACCCCTGTAGTGGCTGCGCTTTTTGGATCTTCTCTGCATTTGATATCCGGACCGACAACCGCTATCTCTATCGTGGTCTTCAGCACCGTCAGTTCCTTTGCGGAACCGGGATCTGCCGAGTACATCCGGCTTGTTTTAACCTTGACCTTTCTGGCCGGGGTATATCAGTTGGCATTTGGTCTGGCCAGACTGGGGACGCTGGTCAACTTTGTTTCCCATTCGGTGGTTGTCGGTTTTACGTCAGGTGCAGCTATCCTTATTGCCACGAGTCAGCTTAAACATGTCCTCGGCCTCAAGTTGCCAGGTGGCCATGACTTTCTCGAAGTCTGGCTTCATATTCTTGGGATGTTGAATCAGATCAATTTTTATGTGCTGATTATAGCCATGGTCACGCTGGTCTCTGCCGTCTTTTTTCGGGCAAAAATGCCGCGGTGGCCCGGAATGCTATTTGCCATGATCATCGGCAGCCTGCTTTGCCTGCTTCTTAATGGCAGTCAGCACGGCATCACTCTTGTCGGCCAGATGCCGGCCAGATTGCCACCGCTGTCAATGCCGGACCTTTCTTTGGTAACCGTTCGTAAGCTGGCACCCGATGCACTGGCTGTAGCACTTCTAGGCCTCATTGAGGCCTTGTCCATAGGCAGATCGATTGCTGCCAAGTCCCACCAGCCTATTGACGGCAATCAGGAATTTATCGGACAAGGCATATCAAACATGATCGGTTGTTTTTTCTCCAGCTATGCCGGTTCAGGATCTTTCACCCGCTCCGGCATCAACTATCAGGCTGGTGCCATAACTCCTCTTTCTGCGGTGTTTTCAGCGCTTTTTCTGGCTCTGCTCCTCTTGCTTGTTGCACCACTGACCGCCTATTTACCCATTGCCGCCATGGGCGGAATCATCCTCATGGTAGCCTATCACCTGATTGATGTACATCATATCCATACGATAATAAGAACCAGCAAGGAGGAAACAGCGGTGCTGTTGACCACCTTTCTCGCCACCCTTTTCCTGGACCTGGAGTTTGCCATTTATATAGGAGTCCTGCTCTCCCTGGTCCTCTACCTGAACCGCACCGCACATCCGCGCATTGCCAATCTCGCCCCGAACTCTGAAGTCGCAGGTCCCCCTTTCATCGAATCAGAATCCGAGTGCTCGTATCTGAAGGTGATCCGTATCGATGGCGCGTTGTTTTTTGGTGCAGTCAATCATGTGAGTGAATATCTTTATAATATTGATAAAAGTCTGCTACGTAAACGGAATGTGCTGATTATTGGCTGTGGCATCAATTTCATAGACGTGGCCGGTGCTGAACTGCTTGCTCAGGAGGCACAACGTCGTCGGAGCCAGAGAGGAGGACTCTACCTTTGTGAATTTCAGCCTCAAGCCTATAATGTTCTGGAACGAGGCGGATACGTGGATAAAATCGGCAAGGAGCATTTCTTTGCCACTCAGAAAGAAGCAATCACCAAGATAATTTCTGAAGCAGATCAATCTATCTGCCGGAGTTGCAAAAATCATGTTTTTAAACAGTGCCCAACAATCGTTGAAGTATAGTATTAGAACTGGCAACTCTGATTATTGTTAAACAACAATTTCCGATGTTCACATTTGGGCATCCCGTGAGGAGATTTACCCCCATCATACAAAAGAGTGCAGTTATTTAGAGTGACTCACGTTCATCACGTGGATGTTTAATTATTACGACCAAATGACAGATAGGTTATTAATAATCAGCAAAACTCAGGGAGTAGAGTATGGCTATTATCACAATATCAAGAGGATCCTACAGCAGGGGCAAGGAAGTAGCGGAAGGGCTTGCAAAACGACTTGGATATGAATGTGTTTCTCGGGATATCCTATTGGAAGCCTGTGCGGAGTTTTCCATTCCAGAAATCAGGCTGGTTAAGGCCTTGCATGATGCACCGTCCATCCTGGAACGGTTCAGCCACGGCAAAGAACGGTATATTAGCTATTTTAATTCGGCTTTTCTCAATCATGTGGCCAAGGATAATATTGTCTTCCATGGACTGTCGGGCCATTTCCTGCTGCAAGATATTGCCCACGCCTTCAAGGTACGAATTATCGCTGATATTGAGGCTCGGATAGCAGAAGAGATGCGGCGGGAAAACTGTTCAGAGCAAGAGGCCCGCTATTTGTTGACCAAGGACGATGAGGAACGTCGTCGTTGGAGCATGGCACTGTACGGCAAAGATACCTGGAACAGTAGCCTGTATGATATGGTGCTGCATATCAACACCCTGAAAGTGGAGGATGTTGTGGATGTGTTGCATGATGTAGTGCGCAAGGGAAGATTCGATGCCACTCCGGAATCACTTACTCTCTTACGGCAGCGGACCCTTATGGCCAACATCCATGCGAAAGTTGTAGACTCTTCACCTCATGTAACGGTTGCCATCGACGAAGGGGTGGTGACGCTTGTCAATCTTGACGGCAACCTTAAAAATGATGGGCAACAACGCCAGAACACTGCGGCAATGCTGATAGATACCTATGGTCTGAAGGATGTTGTTTTTGCCAAGCCGGTCGAGAGCAAAAAAGATCATATCAATACCTTTTATAATCTCGATATCAAATAATCCGCACTGATGCCGCCCCCCTGGCAGTCGAAACGGAACACAAGCAAGGATCGATCACCCTCAATTTTGTTTTGCCGAATATCTGGCTGAGACGTGGTTTTGCGTACTTGGCGGCGATTATCGACCAGTACTATCATCGGGTATTGAACTGGCGGATCGCCGCCGTTTTTTCGTCTTTTTCTCAATAATCTCTATCTCGTCGGCAGTTCTCAAACCTTGAACTGACCCGATGGTGATTTGGAGCAAATTCGACGCACGAAGATTGGTATTGCCTGTATTGGTGAAAATCCAGGTAGAGAGATGCTCGTTCAGGCTTCATGGGTTCTGATCCGCAAAGACGGGCGCCCAGGAAGTGGTATGCGATTGCCTCGACTGTAAAGAAGCTCTTGCTGAATGTGCAGAAGACATTCGGCAAAGACAAGAAAATTTGAGCTATTTTATCGCTCGCTATAGAAAAGTGGCTGACCCCGGCGATCTTGGATTGTAGTGATAAAAAAATGATTCTCGAGAAGAGTCTGTCATGCAAAAAACACGAGGAATTCAGTATTCGAAACTAGGCGTCATTTCCTTAGCCCATATGCTTAATGATCTCTACAGCAATTATCTTCCCCAATTGCTTCCATTTTTGGTTGTATTGCATCAGGGATTTACAGCTACCAGAGCCGCGATCCTGGTCTCGACCTTCAGTATCACATCTTCGTTTGCCCAGCCATTTTTTGGCTATTTTCTGGACCGGCAAAGCAAGCGTTGGCTCTTGTATGTGGGGACTTTGTGGATGGCAGTCATGCTCAGCTTAACCGGAATTGTTGAAAGCTATTGGACGATCGTCCTTTTGGCGGCTTTGGCCGGACTTGGTACGGCTGCGTTTCATCCGCAGGCGTCAACCATGGTCAATGTATTGAGCGGAGATTACAAAGCTGTTCTGCTGTCAGCTTTCGTGGGGTTCGGCAATATCGGCTTTGCATTGGGACCGCTTCTGCTGGTGCCACTCTTTCAGGCCTATGGGTTGAAGGCAACTCTCGTTACCGTCATCCCCGGAATTATTGTCGCATTTTTGCTCTATTTCTTTTCGCCGCGAAATGCTCTATTAACAGGGGCATCCCCGGATCTTGCCGCAGTTTGGATCTCGGTAAAAGCGGCGCGACGGGAACTTTTCGCCATCATCAGCGTGATTGCCATTCGTTCCTTGTCATACACAGGGATGTTGACCATGTTGCCGCTATATTTTCAGTCTCAAAACATATCCAATATTACAGCGAGCCGGTTGCTGACCCTCATGCTGTTTACTGGGGCTGTCGGAGGTTTGATGGGCGGATTTATCTCTGACTATTACGGTCGAAAACGGTTGATTGTTGGATCGCTGGTCCTATCCACGCCATTATTCTTTATTTTTTTCTACACAGATGGAATTGTTAGCATTATTTTTCTGGCGCTGGCCGGAGCGACCCTGTTATCCAGCTTTTCGGTAACAGTGATTGCCACGCAGGAAGCCATTCCCGATAACAAAGCATTGGCGGCAGGACTGAGCATGGGGTTGGCTGGCGGGATCGGTGGGCTGGCAGTGATTTCTATCGGCTGGATTGCCGATATTTGGGGCCTTTCGTCGGCAGTGATTGTCATTTTTCTGCTGCCGGTGGTGGCCGGTCTGGTTGCTTTGCTGATGAAGAGCCGCCCAGCTGCTCGCCATCAGCGAAATCACGCGTGAATGTTGAGGCAATGTGGAGGATTGATTGACATGGATTTGGTTATAAATAGGAACAATAGGGTATACTAAAATTTCAGATAACCATTTAAATTTTGCCTAACTCCATAAACTTGATTATGCAAATCTGTAATCTTTTCACCGATGCAATTCCACCTCAAGAAGGCGAGCGCTTCGGCACAATTCTCAGTCATAAGAATCTCGTTATTGAACGTATAGTCAGCTCAGAAGCGATCCACTCCACAAGAGTACGTGCAAACTCAAGACGAATGGGTACTTTTGTTTCAAGGAGAGGCAATTCTTCAATTAGCAGGCGAATCAATTTCACTCAAGGCAGGCGATAATCTATTTTTGCCAGCCGGTGTACCACATACTGTCGTGCAGACTTCGGAAGGCTCAATGTGGTTGGCTGTTCATCTTCACCCCAAGTAAACACTTTTTCCTAAGTTTTTAGACAATCAACTGCCCGGAAAGCAATATAAAGTGATGCTTCCCAGGCAATTATTCTATCAACCGGTAACTTTACAGGAACCAGGTGTGCGGATCCTGTCTCTTGTCCCTTGACCTGAACCACCACCATTGCCATATCTTGCTGCAATTGCCTGAAGCATTGCAGAATCATCGATTTTTTCGATGGTTTTACAGGAACCAGGGATGCGGGTGCGGATTTGATCCCCTGTGCTGGACTTACTTTGTTTTCCCGCAGCCATTGCCGGTGCGGCGAACATCATGATTGTTCCAGCTACGAGTAATGTTTTGCAAACTGTCTTAAATGTATGCATATAACTGTTCTCCTATTGATCTTGCCGAACGGGATTTGCGGGTAATCCGCCATTAGAGGGACCCTTTCAGCTAATTACTATGCATACAACGATACAAACGACAAAAGGTTACAAGGAATATTGAAAAAATGTTATTTTAAGTGAGATAATGCCAATTGGGGGTATATGCGATCAGAGTCTACTGAGTTTATTTCTTCCTGGTTGGTGCCGATGTGATATTAATCTGGTGGATAAACGGGCGAATAAAATTTGATGGCCTTAGTGAATTTGTGTAAATCTTGTCGATGTTACATGATTTATTGAAATTCTACCAAATGATGTTGTATTGCAGGACACAAAAATGACAAGTTCAAATTAATGCAGAATAATATGACACAAAACACAACAGATGCAATTTACATCCAAGAATTCGTTATCCCCGAAAGCGCTCTGGACCAGAATGGACACGTTAACAATGTCGTCTTTGTCCAATGGATGCAGGATGTGGCCATTCTCCACTCGGAGTCAACCGGTGGAAATCAGGCGACGAATTCAATTGGTGCCACCTGGTTTGTTCGCTCCCATAATATAGAATACTTGACTCCAGCATTTGCCGGTGATCATTTGATTTTGCAAACTTGGGTAGTCGATTTTCGGCGAGCCACATCTCTTCGACGCTATCGATTCATACGAAAAAAAGACCAGAAGCTGCTCGCCAAAGGGGAAACTGAATGGGTTTTCGTGGATATGAAGAGCGGTCGACCTCGAACAATTCCACCCGAGGTCCAAGTAACTTTCCCACTCATTGGCAAAGATGATGAACCATTATAATTTCAATGCCTGATAACATTAAGGGTAGTTGGTTGAAATCGATCGGCGATAGTCAGGAAATGCATTTGAAATATCTTGCTTTCAAAAAATCAAAATTATAATACTAAAATATGATAGGTTTTCTAGATAACTCACTAATTCACTTACAATAGGCATTTATAATTCATGAATTAGCAAGAAAGCAAGGCGTTGAGTGTGGCAACATTAACCTCATAACGTGAATCGGCAACATTCAAGTCAATACGGCGATTTCGACCTGCAACACACTTCAAATGTCAATGTTCATACTGTCAGTTATCTGATTGACCACACGATGCATTGCCACCCACAGTGCCGTAATTGCCTGGACAGTTTTCTTCCATGGCATTCCCCCAATTGGCCTTTTTTTAAATAACGCTGGGAGGTTGCAATTATCCAGCGTACTGACTATCTTTCGACAGTTGCCTTTTGCATCACCGAAGGCTTCTCAGCCGACATTCAACCGCTGCACAGCACCGCAAAGATCCATGCGACCTGAGGTCTTGCTGCAGTAACTGCCTGTACCATTACCCGGATCATTCACTGTTGGGAAGGGTAAAGTTCTATGACATTTTCAATTCCACGCTCGGCGATCCTGCACCGCTTGCTTCCCCTGATTGCCCTGACCCTTTTCGTTGCGGCATTGTGGGTACTACATGATGCGCTCCGTGAGTTCCATTACCACCAGATCCTGGAACAGCTTCGCACCATCCCACTCCCCCATGTTCTGGCTGCCGTCGGGCTTACAGCTTTAAGCTATTTGCTCATGACCGTCTATGACCACTTGGCGATTTCTTATATTCGCCATCCACTGGACCCGCGCAAGGTAACTCTGGCCGCTTTTATCAGCTATGCCTTTAGTAACACCATAGGTTTATCTTTGCTGACCTCCGGATCAATCCGCTATCGCCTGTATTCGGCCTGGGGTTTAACCGCCCAAGAGATTGCCCGCATAGTTACCTTTACGGCGCTCACCTTCTGGCTTGGGATCGGCACGGTTGCGACTGTTGTGTTTATTGCCGAACCCATGGCCATGCCGGTTATAGCACACGTACCGGTACATTCGACCCGCCTGGTCGGGTTGATTTTTGCTGTGTTAGTGCTCGGCTATCTGGTTTTCGTCTCCTTATGGAGAAAGCCTTTCCGCTTCCTGAGCTGGGAACTGCCCATCCCCTCTCTGCGCCTTGCCGGGTTGCAGTTGCTGATCGGAGCCCTTGACTGGATTCTTGCCGGTTGCGTCCTTTTTGTCCTTCTCCCGGAACAGGCCAACCTGTCCTTTGGGCAGTTTCTCGGCATCTATCTCCTGGCCCAGGTTGTTGCCTTGATCAGTCATGTCCCAGGGGGCCTGGGGGTCTTTGAATCGATTATTCTGCTGTCGGCCCCACAAATCCCCGCCGATGCCCTGCTCGGCTCGATAGTCATCTACCGGGGCGTTTATTACCTGCTGCCCTTGTCTCTGGCGGCGCTCCTCCTGGGAGGCAACGAACTTGCTGAGAAAAAGCACCTGTTTAAAAAGACTTTCCGCCACGTGGACCAATGGCTGGGAATCATGGTGCCCTATCTGCTCTCGGTAACCACCATGATCAGCGGTGCGGTTCTCCTCTTCTCCGGGGCCACACCGACAATACCCGGTCGCCTGCACTGGCTCTACGAGATCCTGCCCTTGCCGGTTATCGAATTATCGCATTTCCTCGGTAGTCTCATTGGGGTATGTCTGCTGCTGCTGGCTCGGGGGCTGCAGCGGCGAATCGATGCGGCCTATGTCTTTATGGCGGTATTTCTCGGGGCCGGTGTCTGCCTCTCACTGCTCAAGGGCGCGGATTATGAGGAGGCCTTACTGCTTAGCCTGATGCTGGCGGCTTTATTGCCCTGTCGGAGACATTTTTACCGCCGCTCCTCGTTGTTCCAGGATTCCTTAAGCTTCGGCTGGATTGCCACGGTCCTGCTGGTTTTGGCCTGTTCCATCTGGCTGGGCGTCTTTTCCTACAAACATGTTGATTACTCTAGTGAAATGTGGTGGCAGTTCGCTTTGGAGGGGGATGCCCCCAGGTTTCTGCGAGCGACGGTGGGTGCCGCTATCCTCCTCTTACTCTTGACCTTGGCAAGACTCATGGGGCCGGCCCTCAAAGATCCCAAACCTCCGGGACAAGACGAGTTAAACCTGGCGCGACAGATTATCGGCCGGTCGCCGCTGACGCTGCCGAATCTTGCCCTGCTCGGCGACAAGGAACTACTGTTCGACGATCAGCATACGGGCTTTGTCATGTACGGAGTCGAGGGCCGCGCCTGGGTGGCCCTGGGGGATCCGGTTGGGCCACCGGAAGTCGCCCGGGAACTCGCCTGGCAATTTCGTGAAATGGTTGAGAGACAGGGCGGGCAGACGGTTTTCTATGAAATCGATATGTCAATGTTGCATGTATATCTGGATATGGGCCTGACCCTCTTTAAGCTTGGAGAGAACGCCAGTGTGCCGCTCACCACATTTTCTCTCGAAGGTGCGGACCGCAAAGGCCTGCGCTATACCCACCGGCATCTGACAAAAGACGGCTGCCACTTTGAAGTCCTCCCTTCCACCGACCTCCCGCAACTCCTGCCGGAATTACGCAAAATTTCCGATGACTGGCTGCTGGATAAACATACCCGTGAGAAACGCTTCTCTCTTGGCAGTTTTGATGAGCAATATCTCCTCAATTTTCCAGTTGCCATAGTAAAACAGCAGGACAAGATCGTCGCCTTTGCTAATCTCTGGATGGGAGCAAATAACCAAGATCTGTCGTTTGACCTCATGCGCTTTGGCTCTCTGGCCCCACGCGGAGTTATGGATTTTCTCTTTATCGGCTTAATGCTGTGGGGCAAGGAGCAGGGCTATCGGTCGATCGATCTCGGCATGGCGCCCCTCTCGGGTCTTGACAACCGCACTTTTGCCCCGCTGTGGAATCGGGTCGGAGCAGTTGTTTTCCAGCATGGGGAACATTTTTATAACTTTGAGGGATTACGTGAGTACAAAGAAAAATTCAAGCCGATCTGGGCGCCCCGCTACCTGGCCTGTCCCGGGGGTTTATTGGCATTACCGCGTATCCTGGTGAAAATTTCCACTTTGATCAGTGGCGGCATCAAAGGGGTAGTTGCCAAATAAGGCGAATTTCACAGCTGGTGCCTGCTGATTCTCCTGGCTATTGAACAGTTTTTCCGACCACATCGCCTACAAATTTCCCGTGGATCTCTTTGGTAAGCGCCTCAATCCTCAGGCTCAAATCCTTTGTAATTTCCGTGAGCTGGGTGTTTTGTTGCAACAACTCCATCAACTGCGCGGTCTGCTGATTGGCAAGGACCTGACGTTGCTCACTGGCCAAGGCCAAGGCCTCTCTATGCTGTGCATCAGCCTCTGCGTGCACCTTGTCCCGTTCGGCTTGTCGGGTTTGCGCCAGGAGAATAAGTGGCGCCGCATAGGCAGCCTGAAGGCTGAAGGCAAGATTTAAGAGGATAAATGGATACACGTCAAACGCTGTCAGCCCCGCTGCATTGATTCCTATCCAGACAGCAACAATAATTGTCTGCACGACAATAAAAAACGGCGTCCCAAAAAATCTTGCAAATGCTTCTGCCTTTAAGGCAAACCAGTCGTCTCCGAATACCGATGCCAAATGCATATGCGGCAGATGAAATCTGAAATAGTGATTTCTCTGATGGTTTGTTGCGGTTGCTCCTGTATTGACGGCAGCTACGGTATCTTTGGGTATCATTTTTTTGCTTCCTTTCCTAAGAATCGAGGACCTTTTTGCCTTGCAAAAACGGTCACCTTATTGTCGGCCGGTGGCCGGCGAGCCGCCACGAATACCGGCTTTTTCATATCTTGCCAGGATCAATCTGGTGAGTTTCGGGTAGTCTTCGTCAAAATGGTGGCCACCCGGCAATTTCAGCAGGTCGGCTTCCGTATGTACAATGTCCATGCAGGCTGTCTCGTCTTTTTCTTTCTCACCGTAAATACATAGTACTTTGTTGGCAGGCAGGCGAAGCAATTCTGGGGCCATGGGCAGTTCACCGCTGCTTTGCCCCAACCACCCGGAAACCTGAATCTCGAAATCAATCTGTTTGCCGATCGCCAAGAAAACCAAAAGACGTACGCTTTCTTTATCACTTAGCGGCAAGCGATTATAGAGCGGTGGAAGGATGTCGGCACCAAATGAATATCCGGCAAGGACAAAGGATTTTGCCCCCCAGGCCTTGCGATAATAGTCTAAGGTCTTGACTAAATCGTCGGTGGCTTGCTCGGGCGTTTTTCGACTCCAAAAGGTCCGCAAGGTATCGACACCAACCACCGGGTAACCTTGTTTCGCCATATCTTCGGCAATGATACGATCAAGATCTCGCCAGCCGCCATCTCCTGAATAAAATATTGTCACGGTTTCATTTGCGGCGGTTGCCGGAACTTCGACAACCGCCATGGGTACAGAAGGACGACCAGACGGATCGATTAGTTTTTGCAGCTCCTCAACCAGAACGGCATCAGTCGCTGTACCGTATGGGGCAATGGTCGTTTTCGCTCCGGAAAGTTCTTTTACAAAGACAGCTGTCTTCTTTGCCGGCTGATCGGACCAA comes from the Desulforhopalus sp. genome and includes:
- a CDS encoding cytidylate kinase-like family protein; this encodes MSIISISRGSYSRGKEVAEKLANALNYECISREIILEASEHFNIPELKLVRAIHDAPTILDRFSSGKERFITFFRAALLKHLQRDNVVFHGLGSHFFLQHFPHVLKVRISANLEDRVREEMIRENISAEEARMVLVNDDAERRKWGLQIFGQDTWNPQLYDMILHIGNMNVDQAVSIIFHAVQQPCFLSTPESLHMMADEALSAQVEATLAKTFPKVIVDSGNGDVFINVRGSRADEKNITEKVKRLVEKVEGVKTIQVNIVPFIVED
- the sulP gene encoding sulfate permease gives rise to the protein MATRYNLTPQTSGTKSWRRKLFPFLRWWGFIGWDTLRADLLAGLTGAVIVLPQGVAFAMIAGLPPEYGLYTAIITPVVAALFGSSLHLISGPTTAISIVVFSTVSSFAEPGSAEYIRLVLTLTFLAGVYQLAFGLARLGTLVNFVSHSVVVGFTSGAAILIATSQLKHVLGLKLPGGHDFLEVWLHILGMLNQINFYVLIIAMVTLVSAVFFRAKMPRWPGMLFAMIIGSLLCLLLNGSQHGITLVGQMPARLPPLSMPDLSLVTVRKLAPDALAVALLGLIEALSIGRSIAAKSHQPIDGNQEFIGQGISNMIGCFFSSYAGSGSFTRSGINYQAGAITPLSAVFSALFLALLLLLVAPLTAYLPIAAMGGIILMVAYHLIDVHHIHTIIRTSKEETAVLLTTFLATLFLDLEFAIYIGVLLSLVLYLNRTAHPRIANLAPNSEVAGPPFIESESECSYLKVIRIDGALFFGAVNHVSEYLYNIDKSLLRKRNVLIIGCGINFIDVAGAELLAQEAQRRRSQRGGLYLCEFQPQAYNVLERGGYVDKIGKEHFFATQKEAITKIISEADQSICRSCKNHVFKQCPTIVEV
- a CDS encoding cytidylate kinase-like family protein, whose product is MAIITISRGSYSRGKEVAEGLAKRLGYECVSRDILLEACAEFSIPEIRLVKALHDAPSILERFSHGKERYISYFNSAFLNHVAKDNIVFHGLSGHFLLQDIAHAFKVRIIADIEARIAEEMRRENCSEQEARYLLTKDDEERRRWSMALYGKDTWNSSLYDMVLHINTLKVEDVVDVLHDVVRKGRFDATPESLTLLRQRTLMANIHAKVVDSSPHVTVAIDEGVVTLVNLDGNLKNDGQQRQNTAAMLIDTYGLKDVVFAKPVESKKDHINTFYNLDIK
- a CDS encoding MFS transporter, translated to MQKTRGIQYSKLGVISLAHMLNDLYSNYLPQLLPFLVVLHQGFTATRAAILVSTFSITSSFAQPFFGYFLDRQSKRWLLYVGTLWMAVMLSLTGIVESYWTIVLLAALAGLGTAAFHPQASTMVNVLSGDYKAVLLSAFVGFGNIGFALGPLLLVPLFQAYGLKATLVTVIPGIIVAFLLYFFSPRNALLTGASPDLAAVWISVKAARRELFAIISVIAIRSLSYTGMLTMLPLYFQSQNISNITASRLLTLMLFTGAVGGLMGGFISDYYGRKRLIVGSLVLSTPLFFIFFYTDGIVSIIFLALAGATLLSSFSVTVIATQEAIPDNKALAAGLSMGLAGGIGGLAVISIGWIADIWGLSSAVIVIFLLPVVAGLVALLMKSRPAARHQRNHA
- a CDS encoding acyl-CoA thioesterase — translated: MAGHKNDKFKLMQNNMTQNTTDAIYIQEFVIPESALDQNGHVNNVVFVQWMQDVAILHSESTGGNQATNSIGATWFVRSHNIEYLTPAFAGDHLILQTWVVDFRRATSLRRYRFIRKKDQKLLAKGETEWVFVDMKSGRPRTIPPEVQVTFPLIGKDDEPL
- the mprF gene encoding bifunctional lysylphosphatidylglycerol flippase/synthetase MprF, whose protein sequence is MTFSIPRSAILHRLLPLIALTLFVAALWVLHDALREFHYHQILEQLRTIPLPHVLAAVGLTALSYLLMTVYDHLAISYIRHPLDPRKVTLAAFISYAFSNTIGLSLLTSGSIRYRLYSAWGLTAQEIARIVTFTALTFWLGIGTVATVVFIAEPMAMPVIAHVPVHSTRLVGLIFAVLVLGYLVFVSLWRKPFRFLSWELPIPSLRLAGLQLLIGALDWILAGCVLFVLLPEQANLSFGQFLGIYLLAQVVALISHVPGGLGVFESIILLSAPQIPADALLGSIVIYRGVYYLLPLSLAALLLGGNELAEKKHLFKKTFRHVDQWLGIMVPYLLSVTTMISGAVLLFSGATPTIPGRLHWLYEILPLPVIELSHFLGSLIGVCLLLLARGLQRRIDAAYVFMAVFLGAGVCLSLLKGADYEEALLLSLMLAALLPCRRHFYRRSSLFQDSLSFGWIATVLLVLACSIWLGVFSYKHVDYSSEMWWQFALEGDAPRFLRATVGAAILLLLLTLARLMGPALKDPKPPGQDELNLARQIIGRSPLTLPNLALLGDKELLFDDQHTGFVMYGVEGRAWVALGDPVGPPEVARELAWQFREMVERQGGQTVFYEIDMSMLHVYLDMGLTLFKLGENASVPLTTFSLEGADRKGLRYTHRHLTKDGCHFEVLPSTDLPQLLPELRKISDDWLLDKHTREKRFSLGSFDEQYLLNFPVAIVKQQDKIVAFANLWMGANNQDLSFDLMRFGSLAPRGVMDFLFIGLMLWGKEQGYRSIDLGMAPLSGLDNRTFAPLWNRVGAVVFQHGEHFYNFEGLREYKEKFKPIWAPRYLACPGGLLALPRILVKISTLISGGIKGVVAK
- a CDS encoding DUF1003 domain-containing protein, producing the protein MIPKDTVAAVNTGATATNHQRNHYFRFHLPHMHLASVFGDDWFALKAEAFARFFGTPFFIVVQTIIVAVWIGINAAGLTAFDVYPFILLNLAFSLQAAYAAPLILLAQTRQAERDKVHAEADAQHREALALASEQRQVLANQQTAQLMELLQQNTQLTEITKDLSLRIEALTKEIHGKFVGDVVGKTVQ